Part of the Etheostoma cragini isolate CJK2018 chromosome 8, CSU_Ecrag_1.0, whole genome shotgun sequence genome, GCGCTTCTCCCTCCGCGGTTGCTTGCTGTAGAAATTCGGGACGTCTCTGCAATCCACTAATTCCCACTTGAGCCTGCCGTTGGCCAGCGGCGTGTGATTGGCGAAGTCGAAGCCCCACTTGGCGGAGGCAGCCTCTTCCATCTCCCGCAAATGTCCCTTTAAATCCCTCTTTAACTCTTCGTGATCCACCGAGCCGAAGAGGCTTCTGCAAGCTGACGGTTTCGGGTGATCCGACACCCGGGAGTCAGTCCGCTCCAAAGTCGGGCTCCCGTTTGATAGCCGAACATCAGACATTCCCCCCCCAAATTTAGACAATTTTTCTTGAAACAGCCGGGAGCGTCCAGTTttcaaaagacaaacacaccGCTCAAAAACAACGGGTATCTCCTCGTCGCTGAGCAAGATCCAAAACGAGCGTCAAACGATTTATGCCATGCATCCGTCGGGCTGGAAACGGTAACGGCCGCGGTGTTCTGAAGCCGAAAGTACTCTCCGCGGATCATCAAAACAAAGTGCCCACGAATTGAAGCCGCTGTGTCAAATTCGTCCCGTAGTGAGAGGACCTGCGGACAAACCTTCTCAGTACCCAATATGGCGATTTAGAGATGTACTTGGGATTGAGAGTGGAGTTTGACTCGGGGCGGGGGCGGGGAGGTCGTAGTGGTGGNNNNNNNNNNGACGATCGACACACACAGCTATTTAAATGCAAAGAAGACCGTTCATTGGTCAAAGCGCTTAAACCCGCCCACTTTTCTTAAGGTGGACCAACTAGTTGCAGCAGGCTTGCAACATCCATTCTGTATATAACACCAAATCCAAGTTTTTCTTCAGATTTAAGACTACTTTGGCACTAAAAACGTTAACATTAAAATAGCAACTGTTGGCATGTGCTGTAAGCTGTTTTAACAAAACACTACTTTGAGTATTGTGTGACAAATTCCTATTAGAAATTAACATTACATTAGTTAACATTAGTCTAACAAGaattttttttagtgtttttttaattgagctatgaagaaaatacaattatggctaaaatgttaacattatcTGGTAGGCAtgtataatgtaatttaaaaaactacattCAAATTTCTGTGTAGTTTAAGACATTTCAAttctttgttttgaattgacCTAATTAACTaccttctttttaaaaacaccacaaaccAGTCAAATAGGAGTGTGCATCTATGTCTGTTTGGACTCATTTAATATAACAAATAAAGACTTTAAAGTAATGCACGTGGTGCACTGACCTGAGGCTCAATATCAgtaaaaaacaatgagctgtGGTGGACTACCAGAGGAACGGGACACAAAGTTGTAAGCACGAGTGGACAATGCTTAAGATATGGATGCTGCTGCAAAGAAGCTACGAATTCTAAAATGTGGATGCTTCACAAAAATCTTAGAGCAGACAGCACAGAAGATCCATACGATCGCCAGTTTCAAGGTGAGCACCCAAGATTAGAGTCACCAATGCAGTATCCGACACCACGTCTCCTCCTGTTCCTGAGTTATGGTGTTGAATAACGgccagaaaagtgtttttgcagGACATTATGATGTCACTGTGTAGTTGACCTTTGCATGTAAATGTCATCACTTCATTTTTTCCTATTAGATACGTATGTGAACTGTTGTCATAATTATCCAATGAATTCTTGAgttacgtcaaaaaaagtgttttgtgagGTCACAGTGACACTGACCTTTAACCCCCAAAAATCTAATCAGATCCTCTTCAAGTCCAAGTGGACGTTTGTGCCAAATTTGAAAACACGTTCCCAAGATGTTCCTGAGATCTTGTGAAGATGGACAACTTGAAAACATAATGGCTCCGACCACGGTGATCGTTAGTGTACGCAGCAAAATGAAATGTCCGCCAAAAAAATATGcagtaagattaaaaaaaaaaaaaggttctgaAGGCAGTtgacaataacttttttttattttttattttaagtgcttctaaattaaatattattatatatcattAATATTCCACCTTAAAATAAGTTACATTTCTGGAAAGACATCGACTAAAGCTTTAAGGTGCGGGCCCTCTGTTGCAGTAGGTAAACACCATCTATGTCAAATCTATCCAACGATGgtcaaaatataaagtaa contains:
- the cdkn1bb gene encoding cyclin-dependent kinase inhibitor 1Bb, giving the protein MSDVRLSNGSPTLERTDSRVSDHPKPSACRSLFGSVDHEELKRDLKGHLREMEEAASAKWGFDFANHTPLANGRLKWELVDCRDVPNFYSKQPRREKRVCSAGNNNVDLNGNHHCVVVAPSEDTDRADAQMECTEQCTGLRKRPACHGNVKRFATK